Proteins encoded by one window of Melopsittacus undulatus isolate bMelUnd1 chromosome 21, bMelUnd1.mat.Z, whole genome shotgun sequence:
- the LOC115946922 gene encoding tubulin alpha-1C chain, giving the protein MRECISIHVGQAGVQIGNACWELYCLEHGIQPDGQMPSDKTIGGGDDSFNTFFSETGAGKHVPRAVFVDLEPTVIDEVRTGTYRQLFHPEQLITGKEDAANNYARGHYTIGKEIIDLVLDRIRKLADQCTGLQGFLVFHSFGGGTGSGFTSLLMERLSVDYGKKSKLEFSIYPAPQVSTAVVEPYNSILTTHTTLEHSDCAFMVDNEAIYDICRRNLDIERPTYTNLNRLISQIVSSITASLRFDGALNVDLTEFQTNLVPYPRIHFPLATYAPVISAEKAYHEQLTVAEITNACFEPANQMVKCDPRHGKYMACCLLYRGDVVPKDVNAAIATIKTKRTIQFVDWCPTGFKVGINYQPPTVVPGGDLAKVQRAVCMLSNTTAIAEAWARLDHKFDLMYAKRAFVHWYVGEGMEEGEFSEAREDMAALEKDYEEVGADSVEGEDDGEEY; this is encoded by the exons ATG CGTGAGTGCATCTCCATCCACGTCGGCCAAGCGGGCGTGCAGATCGGCAATGCCTGCTGGGAGCTGTACTGCCTGGAGCACGGCATCCAGCCCGACGGGCAGATGCCCAGCGACAAGACCATCGGCGGTGGGGACGACTCCTTCAACACCTTCTTCAGCGAGACAGGGGCCGGCAAGCACGTGCCCCGCGCCGTCTTCGTGGACCTGGAGCCCACGGTGATCG ACGAGGTGCGCACGGGGACGTACCGGCAGCTCTTCCACCCCGAGCAGCTCATCACGGGCAAGGAGGATGCGGCCAACAACTATGCCCGTGGGCACTACACCATCGGGAAGGAGATCATCGACCTGGTCCTCGATCGCATCCGCAAGCTG GCTGACCAGtgcacagggctgcagggctTCCTGGTCTTCCACAGCTTCGGGGGTGGCACCGGCTCCGGCTTCACCTCCCTGCTCATGGAGCGCCTCTCTGTCGACTATGGCAAGAAGTCCAAGCTGGAGTTCTCCATTTACCCAGCTCCACAGGTCTCCACGGCCGTGGTGGAGCCCTACAACTCCATCCTCACCACCCACACCACCCTGGAGCACTCCGACTGTGCTTTCATGGTGGACAACGAGGCCATCTACGACATCTGCCGCCGCAACCTGGACATCGAGAGGCCCACCTACACCAACCTCAACCGCCTCATCAGCCAGATCGTGTCCTCCATCACAGCCTCCCTGCGCTTCGATGGGGCCCTGAATGTCGACCTGACGGAGTTCCAGACCAACCTGGTGCCCTATCCCCGCATCCACTTCCCTCTGGCCACCTACGCCCCTGTCATCTCAGCTGAGAAGGCTTACCATGAGCAACTCACTGTGGCTGAGATCACCAACGCCTGCTTCGAGCCAGCCAACCAGATGGTGAAGTGCGACCCGCGGCACGGCAAGTACATGGCGTGCTGCCTGCTGTACCGCGGGGACGTGGTGCCCAAGGATGTCAACGCCGCCATCGCCACCATCAAGACCAAGCGCACCATCCAGTTTGTGGACTGGTGCCCCACTGGTTTCAAGGTGGGCATCAACTACCAGCCCCCAACAGTGGTGCCAGGCGGGGACCTGGCCAAGGTGCAGCGTGCGGTGTGCATGCTGAGCAACACCACGGCCATTGCCGAGGCCTGGGCCCGCCTGGACCACAAGTTTGACCTGATGTACGCCAAGAGAGCCTTTGTGCACTGGTACGTGGGGGAGGGCATGGAGGAGGGAGAGTTCTCTGAGGCCCGGGAGGACATGGCTGCACTGGAGAAGGATTACGAGGAGGTTGGGGCCGACAGTGTGGAAGGGGAGGATGATGGGGAGGAGTATTAG
- the PRPH gene encoding peripherin, translated as MSRGGRAPTPRRSFGAPGLLAAAAAARGSEREELAALNDRFAAFLERVRALERQNGALRAALGRAAAATAPRTAGLVQGELRGLRERLQLLGRDRDRLQTERDGLAADLAALRQRLQDETQKREDAEKSLVLFRKDVDDATLSRLELERKVELLLDEIGFLRKLHEEELRDLEVSTPSPVPPVELCKPELTAALREIRTQYESIAVRNLQEAEEWYKSKFADLSDAANRNQEALRLAKQEMNEARRQIQSLTSEVDGLKSMNEALQRQMREMEAEFGEEIGSYRDVVEHLEQELQQLKEEMARHLREYQDLLNVKMALDIEIATYRKLLEGEESRITVPPHPPTSFSGRSSVLEPVQSPTRRMVLIKTIETRDGQQVVTESHRQRAEPGQ; from the exons ATGAGCCGCGGCGGCCGAGCCCCCACCCCGCGCCGCTCCTTCGGGGCTCCGGGGCtgctggcggcggcggcggcggcgcggggctCGGAGCGGGAGGAGTTGGCGGCCCTGAACGATCGTTTCGCCGCTTTCCTGGAGCGGGTGCGGGCTTTGGAGCGGCAGAACGGAGCCCTTCGAGCCGCGCTgggccgcgccgccgccgccaccgcgCCCCGCACGGCCGGGCTGGTGCAGGGCGAGCTGCGGGGGCTGCGGGAGCGGCTGCAGCTCCTCGGCCGCGACCGGGACCGGCTCCAGACCGAGCGGGACGGGTTGGCTGCTGACCTGGCGGCCCTGCGGCAGCG gctgcaggatgAGACCCAGAAGCGGGAGGATGCAGAGAAGAGCCTGGTGCTGTTCCGCAAG GATGTGGACGATGCCACCTTGTCCCGCCTGGAGCTGGAGCGGAaggtggagctgctgctggatgagATCGGCTTCCTCAGGAAGCTGCATGAGGAG GAACTGCGGGACCTGGAGGTGAGCACCCCGAGCCCAGTGCCGCCTGTGGAGCTCTGCAAACCGGagctcacagcagctctgcggGAGATCCGCACCCAATACGAGAGCATCGCTGTGAGGAACCTGCAGGAGGCCGAGGAGTGGTACAAGTCCAAG TTCGCAGACCTCTCAGATGCAGCCAACCGCAACCAGGAGGCGCTGCGCTTGGCCAAGCAGGAGATGAACGAGGCACGGCGGCAGATCCAGAGCCTCACCAGTGAGGTGGACGGGCTGAAGAGCATG AACGAGGCGCTGCAGCGGCAGATGCGGGAGATGGAGGCTGAGTTTGGGGAGGAGATCGGAAGTTACCGGGATGTGGTGGAGCatctggagcaggagctgcagcagctcaaggAGGAGATGGCGCGGCACCTCCGTGAGTACCAGGACCTGCTCAACGTCAAGATGGCTTTGGACATCGAGATCGCCACGTACCGCAAGCTGCTGGAGGGCGAGGAGAGCAG GATCACCGTCCCCCCACACCCTCCAACCTCCTTCAGCGGGAGAAGCTCAG TGCTGGAGCCTGTTCAGAGCCCGACTCGGAGGATGGTGCTCATCAAAACCATTGAGACACGGGACGGGCAG CAGGTGGTGACGGAGTCGCACAGACAGAGAGCGGAGCCGGGACAGTGA